From one Mytilus galloprovincialis chromosome 13, xbMytGall1.hap1.1, whole genome shotgun sequence genomic stretch:
- the LOC143057651 gene encoding uncharacterized protein LOC143057651 isoform X1 → MPARKLQMYVTENHRQELQNQGYTVIENVVTEKQCDKWIDEYKTWLSQFNEDEWPFTAHSLLQRYNTGNFETTWKARLATKKVFSELWHTEKLLSSVDAIAIGRPPETSDEDFARAGQHWLHCDQDAQRVGLHAYQGGLYLETADEDDWTFHVLKGSHEFIGEFYNENKKAAFRSSLNKYYHMKDENIEWFKEKGCKQTRVAAPKGGMVLWDSRLIHANVRPVEGRKNPDRWRFVVLSCMGPAIWASKKDIESKRDAYNSVAMTTHWPCQGVNMMKSQIPSFCRSDVTMPTEQCETAKSKTAKELCGVILYNFKDEKSNGPTWTPEWGEELNVPNEKMANSKFLMNRTYMAVLVLSLVVVFIAYQFSN, encoded by the coding sequence atgtatGTAACAGAAAACCACCGACAAGAATTACAGAACCAGGGTTACACTGTAATAGAAAATGTCGTTACGGAAAAACAATGTGATAAATGGATAGATGAATATAAAACTTGGTTATCCCAATTTAACGAGGACGAATGGCCATTCACCGCTCATTCACTGCTTCAAAGATACAATACTGGTAATTTTGAAACCACGTGGAAAGCACGGTTGGCAACAAAGAAAGTTTTCAGCGAATTATGGCACACAGAAAAACTTCTGTCAAGTGTTGATGCCATTGCAATTGGGCGCCCACCTGAAACAAGTGACGAAGATTTTGCACGTGCAGGCCAACACTGGTTGCATTGTGACCAGGATGCACAGAGAGTAGGTCTCCATGCTTACCAAGGGGGCCTCTACTTAGAGACAGCCGACGAAGATGATTGGACATTCCATGTGTTAAAAGGTTCACACGAATTCATCGGTGAGTTTTATAACGAAAATAAAAAGGCAGCTTTTAGAAGTAGTTTGAACAAATATTACCACATGAAAGATGAAAATATTGAGTGGTTCAAAGAAAAAGGTTGTAAGCAGACGAGAGTAGCAGCTCCTAAAGGGGGAATGGTGTTATGGGACTCAAGATTAATTCATGCTAATGTAAGGCCTGTTGAAGGTCGTAAAAACCCTGATCGATGGCGTTTTGTGGTACTGTCTTGCATGGGTCCTGCAATTTGGGCGTCCAAAAAAGACATTGAATCGAAAAGAGACGCTTACAATTCGGTCGCTATGACAACACATTGGCCTTGTCAAGGTGTCAATATGATGAAGTCACAAATCCCATCATTTTGCCGGAGTGATGTTACCATGCCAACAGAACAGTGTGAAACTGCTAAATCAAAAACGGCAAAGGAACTATGTGGtgtcattttatataattttaaggACGAAAAAAGTAACGGACCTACTTGGACACCGGAATGGGGAGAAGAACTAAATGTTCCGAATGAAAAAATGGCTAATTCTAAGTTCCTAATGAACAGAACATACATGGCTGTATTGGTTTTATCATTAGTTGTAGTATTTATTGCTTATCAGTTTTCAAACTAA
- the LOC143057651 gene encoding uncharacterized protein LOC143057651 isoform X4: MYVTENHRQELQNQGYTVIENVVTEKQCDKWIDEYKTWLSQFNEDEWPFTAHSLLQRYNTGNFETTWKARLATKKVFSELWHTEKLLSSVDAIAIGRPPETSDEDFARAGQHWLHCDQDAQRVGLHAYQGGLYLETADEDDWTFHVLKGSHEFIGEFYNENKKAAFRSSLNKYYHMKDENIEWFKEKGCKQTRVAAPKGGMVLWDSRLIHANVRPVEGRKNPDRWRFVVLSCMGPAIWASKKDIESKRDAYNSVAMTTHWPCQGVNMMKSQIPSFCRSDVTMPTEQCETAKSKTAKELCGVILYNFKDEKSNGPTWTPEWGEELNVPNEKMANSKFLMNRTYMAVLVLSLVVVFIAYQFSN, translated from the coding sequence atgtatGTAACAGAAAACCACCGACAAGAATTACAGAACCAGGGTTACACTGTAATAGAAAATGTCGTTACGGAAAAACAATGTGATAAATGGATAGATGAATATAAAACTTGGTTATCCCAATTTAACGAGGACGAATGGCCATTCACCGCTCATTCACTGCTTCAAAGATACAATACTGGTAATTTTGAAACCACGTGGAAAGCACGGTTGGCAACAAAGAAAGTTTTCAGCGAATTATGGCACACAGAAAAACTTCTGTCAAGTGTTGATGCCATTGCAATTGGGCGCCCACCTGAAACAAGTGACGAAGATTTTGCACGTGCAGGCCAACACTGGTTGCATTGTGACCAGGATGCACAGAGAGTAGGTCTCCATGCTTACCAAGGGGGCCTCTACTTAGAGACAGCCGACGAAGATGATTGGACATTCCATGTGTTAAAAGGTTCACACGAATTCATCGGTGAGTTTTATAACGAAAATAAAAAGGCAGCTTTTAGAAGTAGTTTGAACAAATATTACCACATGAAAGATGAAAATATTGAGTGGTTCAAAGAAAAAGGTTGTAAGCAGACGAGAGTAGCAGCTCCTAAAGGGGGAATGGTGTTATGGGACTCAAGATTAATTCATGCTAATGTAAGGCCTGTTGAAGGTCGTAAAAACCCTGATCGATGGCGTTTTGTGGTACTGTCTTGCATGGGTCCTGCAATTTGGGCGTCCAAAAAAGACATTGAATCGAAAAGAGACGCTTACAATTCGGTCGCTATGACAACACATTGGCCTTGTCAAGGTGTCAATATGATGAAGTCACAAATCCCATCATTTTGCCGGAGTGATGTTACCATGCCAACAGAACAGTGTGAAACTGCTAAATCAAAAACGGCAAAGGAACTATGTGGtgtcattttatataattttaaggACGAAAAAAGTAACGGACCTACTTGGACACCGGAATGGGGAGAAGAACTAAATGTTCCGAATGAAAAAATGGCTAATTCTAAGTTCCTAATGAACAGAACATACATGGCTGTATTGGTTTTATCATTAGTTGTAGTATTTATTGCTTATCAGTTTTCAAACTAA
- the LOC143057651 gene encoding uncharacterized protein LOC143057651 isoform X3 yields MMYVTENHRQELQNQGYTVIENVVTEKQCDKWIDEYKTWLSQFNEDEWPFTAHSLLQRYNTGNFETTWKARLATKKVFSELWHTEKLLSSVDAIAIGRPPETSDEDFARAGQHWLHCDQDAQRVGLHAYQGGLYLETADEDDWTFHVLKGSHEFIGEFYNENKKAAFRSSLNKYYHMKDENIEWFKEKGCKQTRVAAPKGGMVLWDSRLIHANVRPVEGRKNPDRWRFVVLSCMGPAIWASKKDIESKRDAYNSVAMTTHWPCQGVNMMKSQIPSFCRSDVTMPTEQCETAKSKTAKELCGVILYNFKDEKSNGPTWTPEWGEELNVPNEKMANSKFLMNRTYMAVLVLSLVVVFIAYQFSN; encoded by the coding sequence atgtatGTAACAGAAAACCACCGACAAGAATTACAGAACCAGGGTTACACTGTAATAGAAAATGTCGTTACGGAAAAACAATGTGATAAATGGATAGATGAATATAAAACTTGGTTATCCCAATTTAACGAGGACGAATGGCCATTCACCGCTCATTCACTGCTTCAAAGATACAATACTGGTAATTTTGAAACCACGTGGAAAGCACGGTTGGCAACAAAGAAAGTTTTCAGCGAATTATGGCACACAGAAAAACTTCTGTCAAGTGTTGATGCCATTGCAATTGGGCGCCCACCTGAAACAAGTGACGAAGATTTTGCACGTGCAGGCCAACACTGGTTGCATTGTGACCAGGATGCACAGAGAGTAGGTCTCCATGCTTACCAAGGGGGCCTCTACTTAGAGACAGCCGACGAAGATGATTGGACATTCCATGTGTTAAAAGGTTCACACGAATTCATCGGTGAGTTTTATAACGAAAATAAAAAGGCAGCTTTTAGAAGTAGTTTGAACAAATATTACCACATGAAAGATGAAAATATTGAGTGGTTCAAAGAAAAAGGTTGTAAGCAGACGAGAGTAGCAGCTCCTAAAGGGGGAATGGTGTTATGGGACTCAAGATTAATTCATGCTAATGTAAGGCCTGTTGAAGGTCGTAAAAACCCTGATCGATGGCGTTTTGTGGTACTGTCTTGCATGGGTCCTGCAATTTGGGCGTCCAAAAAAGACATTGAATCGAAAAGAGACGCTTACAATTCGGTCGCTATGACAACACATTGGCCTTGTCAAGGTGTCAATATGATGAAGTCACAAATCCCATCATTTTGCCGGAGTGATGTTACCATGCCAACAGAACAGTGTGAAACTGCTAAATCAAAAACGGCAAAGGAACTATGTGGtgtcattttatataattttaaggACGAAAAAAGTAACGGACCTACTTGGACACCGGAATGGGGAGAAGAACTAAATGTTCCGAATGAAAAAATGGCTAATTCTAAGTTCCTAATGAACAGAACATACATGGCTGTATTGGTTTTATCATTAGTTGTAGTATTTATTGCTTATCAGTTTTCAAACTAA